The Aedes aegypti strain LVP_AGWG chromosome 3, AaegL5.0 Primary Assembly, whole genome shotgun sequence genome contains a region encoding:
- the LOC5570968 gene encoding survival motor neuron protein, which yields MNAACSKASNSSSSDGEHSTDDIWDDTLIIRNYDESLAMVREEVAKRLAMKTNKKMLTNKPAELDQQQPQASTSTQQIKLKTEEGESSGVENSSAEKGACESGSKRSYNVGDYCRATYDDGVDYEAKILAVDKSGDALIRYVGYNNEQTVAIEDLVPSWGRKARRKQREDAAELAAEEDTNRMEMSDDEVKLTDKASKIRINIDPNFRMPKAGGGPSRVASKGFHAGMGASFMVPPPPPMPPMLEDDDDLESENLSAMLMSWYMSGYYTGLYHGQKMSQKRARPS from the exons ATGAACGCCGCTTGTAGCAAGGCG TCCAACTCCAGCAGTTCGGATGGCGAACATTCGACAGACGACATCTGGGACGATACGCTCATCATTCGGAACTACGATGAATCTCTGGCCATGGTCCGGGAGGAAGTGGCCAAGCGTCTGGCGATGAAGACCAACAAAAAGATGCTGACCAACAAACCGGCGGAATTGGATCAGCAACAACCCCAGGCGTCCACATCTACCCAACAGATCAAATTGAAGACGGAGGAGGGCGAATCATCCGGGGTGGAAAACTCCTCGGCAGAGAAAGGAGCTTGTGAATCGGGAAGCAAGCGGTCGTATAACGTGGGAGATTATTGCCGGGCCACGTATGACGATGGAGTGGATTATGAGGCCAAAATCTTGGCAGTCGACAAATCGGGAGATGCTCTGATCCGCTATGTTGGATATAACAACGAACAGACGGTGGCCATCGAGGATTTGGTTCCCTCGTGGGGACGAAAAGCGCGCCGCAAGCAACGAGAGGATGCCGCCGAACTGGCAGCCGAAGAGGACACAAATCGCATGGAGATGAGCGATGACGAGGTGAAACTAACGGACAAAGCCAGCAAGATCCGGATCAACATCGATCCCAACTTCCGGATGCCCAAAGCGGGTGGCGGTCCATCGCGGGTAGCTTCCAAAGGATTCCACGCCGGCATGGGAGCGTCCTTCATGGTTCCACCGCCACCACCGATGCCTCCGATGCTGGAAGACGACGACGATTTGGAGTCGGAGAATTTGTCCGCCATGCTCATGTCCTGGTACATGAGCGGATACTACACGGGACTGTACCACGGCCAGAAGATGTCTCAGAAGCGAGCCCGACCGTCCTAG
- the LOC5570967 gene encoding katanin p60 ATPase-containing subunit A-like 2, which produces MSFEQDKRSMYERRRNILYLVSHYFSIVGLTQSRQALLDETHLTEEFEVCDNIDLDTIYQEYCSYYSLKFGKQPRIVKKNESHPLNSTPALPQRKQSAYKKRQHPTVKPQPLSPRGEPEPESEFKCLGNNLTVSQVFNPNQASPSKTREASGMASAKVQENGASTAATLVPNLRPFIRLHENFTSEWKELADAVCRDLIKKDLHQRWDHVKGLDQPIALLKESVITPLKYPELFVGLTKPWRCILLHGPPGTGKTMLARTLCSETRDSITFFNATASTLISKWRGESEKLIRVLYDVAQFYAPSIIFIDEFDGLASRRDSIGEHEASKRFKNEFLALIDGLDSEMDEERVFLLGSTNIPWDIDPAFLRRFEKKILIDVPNVEGRMAIVHELLPVTMKWDRKQLEEISKRTENFTGDEIRIACKEASMMMVREKIEQNCETNGKTFTASSPDEIQYSQLLSALQQIQPATLPMIEKHREWNRNYGNKT; this is translated from the exons ATGTCTTTTGAG CAAGACAAACGTTCGATGTACGAACGTCGTCGTAACATCCTGTACCTGGTTTCGCACTATTTCTCCATCGTGGGCCTCACTCAATCCCGGCAAGCCCTGCTGGACGAAACGCACCTCACCGAAGAGTTCGAAGTTTGTGACAACATCGACCTGGACACAATCTACCAGGAATATTGCAGTTACTATTCCCTAAAGTTTGGCAAACAGCCCAGAATCGTTAAGAAAAATGAATCCCACCCGCTGAATTCAACGCCAGCCTTGCCTCAACGTAAGCAATCGGCCTACAAGAAACGGCAGCATCCAACAGTGAAACCCCAACCATTATCGCCACGTGGGGAACCGGAACCGGAAAGCGAGTTCAAATGTTTGGGTAACAATTTGACGGTGTCTCAGGTGTTCAATCCGAATCAAGCTTCTCCTAGCAAGACTAGGGAGGCCTCTGGAATGGCCTCGGCGAAAGTACAGGAGAATGGTGCCAGCACTGCTGCGACTTTGGTTCCCAATCTAAGGCCATTCATAAGGTTGCACGAGAATTTCACTTCCGAGTGGAAAGAGCTGGCTGATGCTGTTTGCAG AGATTTGATCAAAAAAGATCTCCACCAGCGTTGGGATCATGTCAAAGGCCTGGACCAACCGATAGCGCTGCTCAAAGAGAGTGTCATCACACCGCTGAAATACCCGGAACTCTTCGTTGGACTGACCAAACCGTGGCGCTGCATCCTACTGCATGGCCCTCCCGGCACCGGTAAAACTATGCTCGCTCGAACGCTCTGCTCGGAGACCCGCGATTCGATCACTTTCTTCAACGCCACTGCCAGCACTCTGATATCCAAGTGGCGCGGTGAATCCGAGAAACTTATCCGCGTGCTTTACGATGTGGCACAGTTCTATGCCCCCTCGATCATCTTCATCGATGAATTTGATGGACTTGCCTCGCGGAGAGACTCGATCGGTGAGCATGAAGCTTCCAAGCGATTCAAAAACGAGTTCCTCGCACTGATCGACGGTTTAGATAGCGAAATGGACGAAGAACGAGTGTTTCTGTTGGGAAGCACCAACATTCCGTGGGACATTGATCCAGCATTTTTGAGACGGTTCGAGAAGAAAATACTGATTGATGTGCCCAATGTAGAAGGCAGAATGGCGATTGTTCATGAACTACTGCCGGTAACGATGAAGTGGGATCGAAAACAGCTGGAGGAAATATCGAAAAGGACGGAGAATTTCACGGGAGATGAAATAAGGATAGCCTGCAAGGAAGCATCGATGATGATGGTACGCGAGAAGATCGAACAAAATTGCG AGACCAATGGGAAAACCTTCACGGCTTCATCACCCGATGAAATTCAGTACAGTCAACTGTTGAGTGCATTACAGCAGATCCAACCGGCCACGCTTCCAATGATTGAGAAACATCGCGAGTGGAATCGCAATTATGGAAACAAAACATaa